One part of the Microtus ochrogaster isolate Prairie Vole_2 chromosome 16, MicOch1.0, whole genome shotgun sequence genome encodes these proteins:
- the Znf438 gene encoding zinc finger protein 438 produces the protein MRNSSSVPPKDEDESNIPSGTAQSGKSLQNKSQFRTIAPKIVPKFLTSRMIPCPSSLSDQGSLALTSKPLGIPTQNYALMQVAGQEGTFSLFALPNVASAQPVQKPRLSLHENLKLPIPRYQPLSNKGLRKKEDLNSPKSGWNEPPGPPQTCQMSPSPQARPELPHKTSPLKPMPTLNPYPTIKTAALTSSIGSGDLNSLVTNSCGDLKLPAIPACSTEDSSFPQKLSAILQKADCARKEAPTNPAVAGEELKEQVAPACTVLSSVIQLVSLVPKGKLPILPFSRMKATEVDKVESDADYAKLSSSGCRAHCDERLSITERFDAATTLPSKMTALHGPNQSAYESAFSPVTKLDLSHKVKPSSGAPKRRGRKWKVPDEILALQGKRRKYIIGLCEDDAETGRSSPQEPRDQKPKAASRKYRSIMPKPVIVMSAWAPLVSSAAALQSPAPSSLSQGVLLNNALPPRCLGSKQSDSPAPKPSSVLRNGFSGIKKPWHMCPVCNHHFQFKHHLLDHMNTHTNRRPYSCGICRKAYVRPGSLSAHMKLHHGENRPKKLVCCEFCAKVFGHVRVYFGHLKEVHRVVISTEPSSSELQAGDTPRSKDRDACVQAPDGPLVRETKSSLEEDFLLNQADEVKLQIRCARCQITAQSFAEIKFHLLHVHGEEVQGRLQEVFSPGSRAGAPHQKQHTEKRKEVKPCASAEDSPGFPNVKIQPPPPQSREELWAESESAQWGMNSPQPPTRLLWSHSGFNCLLCAQILGRKEDLLLHWVHQHNCEEPARLWALLGVFSHQGAPEFPSEVRQ, from the exons ATGAATCAAACATTCCTTCTGGAACAGCACAGAGTGGGAAAAGTTTACAGAATAAGAGTCAGTTTAGGACCATCGCACCAAAAATTGTGCCTAAATTCTTAACATCCAGAATGATACCCTGTCCTTCCTCACTTTCTGACCAAGGGAGTCTGGCTCTAACCTCCAAGCCCCTGGGCATACCCACCCAGAACTATGCTCTGATGCAGGTGGCTGGCCAGGAGGGGAcgttttctctttttgctttgccAAATGTTGCCTCAGCTCAGCCAGTTCAGAAGCCCAGATTGTCCCTGCATGAAAACCTTAAACTGCCTATTCCTCGATACCAACCACTAAGTAACAAAgggttaagaaagaaagaggaccTGAACTCTCCCAAGAGTGGCTGGAATGAACCTCCTGGACCACCGCAGACATGCCAAATGTCCCCTTCCCCACAAGCCCGTCCTGAACTGCCTCACAAGACCAGCCCATTGAAGCCAATGCCCACTTTAAACCCTTACCCCACCATCAAGACAGCTGCACTGACCAGTAGTATTGGCTCAGGAGATTTGAATTCTCTAGTGACCAACAGTTGTGGAGACCTGAAGCTTCCTGCCATCCCAGCGTGCTCTACAGAGGATTCCTCTTTTCCACAGAAGCTCTCAGCAATCCTGCAGAAGGCAGACTGTGCCAGGAAGGAGGCACCCACTAATCCTGCTGTTGCTGGTGAAGAGCTTAAAGAACAGGTGGCTCCTGCATGCACTGTCCTCAGCAGTGTGATTCAGTTGGTCTCTTTAGTACCGAAGGGGAAACtgcccatcctacccttctcaagAATGAAGGCCACAGAGGTGGACAAAGTGGAATCAGATGCTGATTATGCCAAATTATCTTCATCTGGATGCAGGGCACACTGTGATGAGAGACTGTCCATCACAGAAAGGTTTGATGCGGCCACCACATTACCCAGCAAGATGACCGCTCTGCATGGGCCAAACCAGAGTGCTTATGAAAGTGCCTTCTCTCCTGTCACCAAATTAGATCTCAGCCACAAAGTAAAACCCAGTAGTGGGGCaccaaagagaagagggagaaaatggaaagtgCCAGATGAGATTTTAGCATTGCAGGGCAAGAGGAGGAAATACATTATTGGTCTGTGTGAAGATGATGCAGAAACGGGGAGAAGCAGTCCCCAAGAACCCAGAGACCAGAAGCCCAAGGCTGCTTCGAGAAAATATCGTAGTATCATGCCTAAACCTGTGATCGTCATGTCTGCTTGGGCACCCCTGGTGTCTTCTGCAGCTGCCCTGCAGtccccagctcccagcagcctcAGTCAGGGTGTTCTACTGAACAATGCACTGCCTCCAAGATGTCTTGGCTCCAAGCAAAGTGACAGCCCTGCCCCTAAGCCCAGTTCTGTGCTCAGAAACGGATTCTCTGGCATTAAGAAGCCCTGGCACATGTGTCCCGTCTGTAACCACCACTTCCAGTTCAAACACCACCTTCTAGaccacatgaatacacacaccaACAGACGGCCTTACAGTTGTGGGATCTGTCGTAAAGCCTACGTCCGTCCCGGCAGCCTGAGCGCACATATGAAACTTCACCATGGGGAAAATCGCCCTAAGAAACTAGTGTGCTGTGAGTTTTGTGCAAAAGTGTTTGGTCATGTCCGAGTCTATTTCGGCCATCTGAAGGAGGTGCACAGGGTTGTGATCAGCACAGAGCCCTCCTCCAGTGAACTGCAGGCAGGAGACACACCAAGGAGCAAGGACAGAGATGCCTGTGTGCAAGCACCCGACGGCCCACTGGTGAG GGAAACCAAGTCAAGTTTGGAAGAAGATTTCCTTCTCAACCAGGCAGATGAAGTCAAGTTGCAAATCAGATGTGCCCGTTGTCAGATCACTGCTCAGTCTTTTGCTGAAATTAAGTTCCATTTGCTTCACGTTCATGGGGAAGAGGTCCAGGGCCGGCTTCAAGAGGTGTTCTCACCAGGCAGCAGGGCAGGTGCTCCCCACCAGAAGCAGCAcactgagaaaaggaaggaagtgaagcCTTGTGCCTCTGCAGAGGACTCCCCAGGATTTCCTAATGTGAAAATTCAGCCACCCCCTCCTCAGAGCAGGGAGGAGCTGTGGGCAGAAAGTGAAAGTGCCCAGTGGGGAATGAACAGCCCACAGCCCCCCACCAGGCTTCTCTGGTCCCATTCAGGCTTTAACTGCCTGCTCTGTGCCCAGAtactggggaggaaggaagacctgcTTCTCCACTGGGTACACCAGCACAACTGTGAGGAGCCTGCCAGACTCTGGGCTCTCCTGGGTGTATTCTCTCACCAGGGGGCTCCTGAGTTCCCCAGTGAAGTAAGGCAGTGA